A single genomic interval of Lathyrus oleraceus cultivar Zhongwan6 chromosome 7, CAAS_Psat_ZW6_1.0, whole genome shotgun sequence harbors:
- the LOC127101548 gene encoding AUGMIN subunit 7 has protein sequence MGAKQMEEIQKKLGTLNYPRSNASAQSLLFAGMERYALLEWLFFRLLGDKSPFSQQNLHGDALDRDEETARIQYLAEIAKFLGITTTVDTEAIQGHGSYEDRTEMLRLIVDLVEATIYADNPEWSVDEQVAKDIHLIDSIAEKQAHIFSEECKLFPADVQIQSIYPLPDVSELESKLTEQSKILLNLQQKVDDLASKHAYNPDEEYTEVESQLRAHLESFLETARTFNMIYTKEIRPWTHMMEVPQLHGFGPAANRLLEAYKMLLKFLGNLQNLRDSHAALAFGSSETSGGPSSVSAIISECESEMTVINRDLGILSVSIAREREKKDEHLMTM, from the exons ATGGGCGCAAAGCAAATGGAAGAGATTCAGAAGAAACTGGGAACGCTGAATTATCCAAGATCAAATGCATCCGCACAGTCCCTTTTGTTTGCTGGCATGGAGCGCTATGCTCTTCTCGAATGGCTCTTCTTTCG GCTATTAGGTGATAAGTCACCATTTTCTCAACAAAATTTACACGGGGATGCTCTTGATCGTGATGAGGAGACAGCTCGAATTCAAT ATTTGGCAGAAATTGCTAAGTTTCTGGGCATTACAACAACTGTAGATACAGAAGCCATTCAA GGGCATGGAAGCTATGAGGACCGCACCGAAATGCTTCGTCTAATTGTAGATCTAGTGGAGGCAACCATATATGCTGATAATCCAGAATGGAG TGTTGATGAGCAGGTAGCCAAGGACATCCACCTGATAGATTCTATTGCCGAAAAGCAGGCTCATATATTTTCTGAAGAATGTAAATTGTTTCCTGCAGATGTTCAGATTCAGTCTATATATCCATT GCCAGATGTTTCGGAGCTGGAGTCAAAGCTTACTGAACAATCAAAAATATTATTGAATCTTCAACAAAAAGTTGATGACTTGGCATCCAAG CATGCTTATAATCCGGATGAGGAGTATACTGAGGTGGAATCTCAACTGCGAGCACATTTGGAATCTTTCCTAGAAACTGCTAGAACATTCAACATGATTTACACCAAG GAAATTCGACCATGGACACATATGATGGAGGTTCCACAACTTCACGGGTTTGGACCAGCTGCCAATCGATTACTGGAGGCGTACAAAATGCTTCTAAAG TTTTTAGGGAACCTGCAAAATCTTAGAGACTCGCATGCTGCACTTGCTTTTGGATCTTCTGAAACATCAGGAGGGCCTTCTTCTGTCTCAGCAATAATCTCTGAATGTGAATCTGAGATGACAGTTATAAATCGAGATCTTGGAATTCTTTCCGTCTCCATTGCTCGTGAACGGGAAAAAAAAGATGAGCATTTGATGACAATGTAG